A single genomic interval of Plodia interpunctella isolate USDA-ARS_2022_Savannah chromosome 14, ilPloInte3.2, whole genome shotgun sequence harbors:
- the LOC128675355 gene encoding dyslexia-associated protein KIAA0319 yields MNYCTCYFTVIFFIFAVNIKNSFSLYNKPWNEKYENNKCPKLFPKNFDNYAPVGNYTAGNYTEQTNLKGLRQCVMACCLSDTCNIVFIMDSRCYHVECVSDEMCLPLLRTGNHKWNSHFSMILVKPVLPNENWSEILYQSNYGEVSNNFSPEDETIYSPYTNRHNEQIPDEEDSNFLSHFINNLPSIEDGDRGNLDKFRDNTDADLIMESSNFLEKMPCEVEAGDCPYNAECIPINHGHGICKCIPGTELSEGSCVAVRPFSKGPTIGIDTLKKSGDLVSGGKTDDQTDVSTPKTIQNLTVSVSDQKVQLPDNQVTLAAFTIPDEKATMSHYNYVWTLVDQSKGGFTGNMHQEGATVKLTDLTEGQYRFKVTVNGTNSYGEGFATVTVLPKLRQNTAPQVVITPQTQTVKLPNSGAVLDGSASKDDTEIISWHWELTSGPIGYQPPLEDGATLVLKDLKQPGNYTFKLTVEDSDHVKNSTTANITVLNHTDYPPEANAGQDVILYLPKNHLTLNGSLSTDDHEIKSWEWTKSAEDENKAVDMQNTHSPYLELSNLSEGVYTFVLKVTDSSGQSSTAEVHVFVKPPTNTPPVADAGSDAFISLPQTWITLNGTASHDDHRIVAYTWRCLSGPTNSSIINFNESVANATSLTKGEYMFSLTVLDDNGNTASDNVSVTVTQNQNTPPKANAGGDHVLNLPIPVLVLNGSRSSDDFRIVSWKWTRSPSGLASGTVILHSDTQPVLMLTNIEAGRYVFELTVTDDQGESGRDTVSVQVKPDPLDMNLLELTLNTPVATFTQGQLDSLVQKMTLLLKDDVKVNVTAVRGEIDSGNTQIIFFLSKDGKPLDGLRALSVSRAAAAVESSARVRSVRCLSTCSGRGTCDPASRSCRCDAFWMQSLFTQLAPDALPDCDWSVVYASLGGVCLVCAACAACWGAVRGARAACGSRVPRARAKYRLLPLAARDDGLLAGKDASESDTDSDVLFESKGQSTSFLSRSMNGDATQSNGWKKNGHYKGSRKVKT; encoded by the exons ATGAATTATTGTACTTGCTatttcactgttattttttttatttttgctgtgAATATAAAGAATTCTTTTTCTCTATACAACAAACCATGGAAtgagaaatatgaaaataataaatgtccCAAATTGTTTCCAAAGAACTTTGATAATTATGCGCCAGTGg GTAACTATACTGCTGGCAACTATACAGAACAGACAAACTTAAAAGGGTTAAGGCAATGTGTGATGGCGTGTTGTCTCAGTGACACATGTAACATTGTATTTATCATGGACTCCCGCTGCTACCATGTGGAATGTGTTAGCGACGAGATGTGCTTGCCACTCTTGAGGACTGGCAATCACAAGTGGAACTCCCACTTCTCAATGATATTAGTCAAACCTGTCCTACCAAAtg AAAACTGGtcagaaatattatatcagtCCAACTATGGAGAAGTCAGCAATAACTTTTCACCTGAAGATGAGACTATTTATTCTCCTTATACAAACAGACACAATGAACAAATTCCTGATGAAGAAGATTCAAATTTCCTGTCTCATTTCATAAACAATTTGCCAAGTATAGAGGATGGAGATAGAGGAAACCTCGATAAGTTCAGAGACAATACTGATGCGGATCTTATTATGGAATCAAGTAATTTCCTTGAGAAAATGCCTTGCGAAGTAGAAGCAGGGGATTGTCCATATAATGCAGAATGTATTCCTATCAACCATGGCCATGGTATTTGCAAGTGTATTCCTGGTACAGAACTTTCAGAAGGCTCTTGTGTTGCTGTCCGCCCATTTTCCAAAGGACCCACTATTGGAATAGATACTCTGAAGAAATCTGGAGATTTAGTTTCTGGTGGAAAAACTGACGACCAAACTGATGTTTCAACACCAAAGACTATACAAAACTTGACAGTTTCTGTCTCAGATCAGAAG GTACAATTACCTGATAACCAAGTGACGCTGGCAGCCTTCACTATACCTGATGAGAAGGCCACAATGAGCCATTACAACTATGTGTGGACTTTAGTGGACCAATCCAAGGGAGGATTCACGG GTAACATGCATCAAGAGGGTGCCACTGTCAAGCTAACGGACCTCACAGAAGGCCAATACAGGTTCAAGGTGACCGTGAACGGAACCAACTCATATGGGGAAGGGTTTGCAACCGTGACGGTACTTCCCAAACTGCGCCAAAACACGGCGCCTCAGGTGGTCATAACGCCACAAACACAAACTGTCAAACTGCCCAACTCAGGCGCTGTTTTGGACGGCAGCGCTAGTAAG gACGACACAGAAATAATATCTTGGCATTGGGAACTAACGTCTGGGCCCATTGGCTATCAGCCGCCCCTGGAGGACGGAGCCACATTAGTGCTCAAAGACCTCAAACAGCCAGGCAACTACACCTTCAAGCTTACAGTCGAGGACTCGGACCATGTCAAAAACTCTACTACGGCTAACATTACAGTTTTGAACCATACTGATTACCCACCAGAAGCTAATGCAG GACAAGatgtaatattgtatttgcCTAAGAACCACTTAACACTGAATGGAAGCCTGTCCACCGATGACCACGAAATCAAGTCCTGGGAATGGACCAAGTCTGCAGAAGATGAGAATAAAGCTGTTGACATGCAAAATACGCACAGCCCTTATTTGGAG CTGTCAAATCTATCAGAAGGTGTGTATACGTTCGTGCTCAAAGTGACGGATTCCTCTGGACAGTCTTCCACCGCTGAAGTCCACGTATTTGTCAAGCCCCCCACTAACACCCCCCCTGTCGCTGACGCTGGATCCGATGCT TTCATATCTCTGCCGCAAACGTGGATCACTCTAAACGGTACGGCGTCACACGACGACCACCGCATCGTCGCTTACACTTGGCGTTGCCTGTCCGGACCTACTAACTCTAgcataataaactttaacgAGTCGGTTGCGAACGCTACCTCGCTCACGAAAGGGGAGTACATGTTTTCTCTGACCGTACTCGATGACAATGGAAACACCGCGTCGGATAACGTCAGCGTTACTGTCACTCAAA ATCAAAACACTCCGCCGAAAGCGAACGCGGGCGGCGACCATGTGCTAAACCTGCCTATTCCCGTGCTCGTCCTTAACGGGTCGCGGTCGTCTGATGACTTCCGCATCGTGTCGTGGAAGTGGACCCGCTCTCCCTCGGGGCTGGCTTCGGGCACTGTCATACTGCACTCCGATACACAGCCGGTCTTGATG CTAACTAACATCGAAGCTGGCCGCTACGTATTCGAATTGACCGTAACAGACGATCAAGGGGAATCGGGGCGAGACACGGTCAGCGTGCAAGTGAAGCCCGACCCTTTGGACATGAATCTTTTAGAGTTGACCCTAAACACACCCGTGGCCACCTTCACCCAAGGTCAGCTCGACTCGCTGGTGCAGAAGATGACGTTGTTGCTGAAAGATGATGTCAAGGTCAACGTGACGGCTGTACGCGGTGAAATCGACTCGGGGAATACGCAGATTATCTTCTTCTTGTCAAAAGAT GGAAAGCCTCTAGACGGCCTGCGGGCGCTGTCAGTGtcgcgcgcggcggcggcggtggAGTCGTCGGCCAGAGTGCGCTCGGTGCGCTGCCTCAGCACGTGCTCCGGCCGCGGCACGTGCGACCCGGCCTCGCGCTCGTGCCGCTGCGACGCCTTCTGGATGCAGAGCTTGTTCACGCAGCTCGCGCCCGATGCTTTGCCAGATTGTG ACTGGTCGGTGGTGTACGCGAGCCTGGGCGGCGTGTGCTTGGTGTGCGCGGCGTGCGCGGCGTGCTGGGGCGCGgtgcgcggcgcgcgcgcggcgtGCGGCAGTCGCgtgccgcgcgcgcgcgccaaGTACCGTCTGCTGCCGCTCGCCGCGCGCGACGACGGGCTGC TTGCCGGCAAAGACGCATCTGAATCGGATACAGATTCGGACGTGCTATTCGAGTCTAAAGGTCAGAGCACATCGTTCCTTTCGCGCAGTATGAACGGGGACGCGACCCAGAGCAACGGCTGGAAGAAGAACGGCCACTACAAGGGCAGCAGGAAGGTCAAGACGTAG
- the LOC128675362 gene encoding androgen-induced gene 1 protein-like, protein MIKIILFHLLGALQFGYGCYYDAMYVHIPSTSRSVTPFGGKLKYLTYLNALVQTAYFSVSLLNDLIGTNETSPSQKPLTRRIKDVMFSSLAFPLSIFVGTTFWGIYAVDRELILPRSIDQYFPGWLNHVMHTNIVVFSLIELITSFRMYPTRNTALSLLCSFMLCYVIWIHVIYFHTGVWVYPILNVLNWPLRLAFYVFSLALVCGLFLTGEKLNTLIWSNEVEKTVKGSKKKSQ, encoded by the exons ATGATAAAGATAATCTTATTTCACCTTTTGGGAGCTTTACAATTCGGTTATGGATGTTACTATGATGCCATGTATGTTCATATACCAAGCACCTCCAGATCTGTTACCCCATTTGGTGGTAAACTCAAGTATTTAACATACTTGAATGCG TTGGTACAGACAGCATACTTTAGTGTTTCATTACTGAATGATCTAATTGGAACCAATGAGACTTCACCATCTCAGAAGCCGTTAACTAGACGAATCAAAGATGTCATGTTCAGTTCTCTGGCATTCCCACTCTCCATATTTGTGGGTACAACTTTTTGGGGTATATATGCAGTTGATAGAGAACTGATTTTACCCCGGAGTATTGATCAATATTTCCCAGGATGGTTAAACCATGTCATGCATACTAACATTGTGGTATTTTCTTTGATAGAACTTATCACATCCTTCAGAATGTATCCTACTAGAAACACAGCCCTATCTTTACTATGCTCATTTATGTTGTGCTATGTGATATGGATTCACGTGATTTATTTCCACACTGGTGTTTGGGTGTACCCAATTCTGAATGTACTAAATTGGCCTCTTAGATTAGCATTTTATGTCTTCTCACTTGCACTTGTCTGTGGGTTATTTTTGACAGGTGAAAAGTTAAATACCCTTATATGGAGTAATGAGGTAGAGAAAACAGTTAAAGGATCAAAGAAAAAGTCACAATAA